The sequence CCTAATTTCTTCTCTATATTCATAGCTAACATCTGAGATTTAAATGCCAATGTTTTAGTCTTCTCGATAACTTGTTGGTAAGGGGAAATAGCTTGTGTTCCCATTACAACATGACCCTGtggatataaaaataaacataaactcTTActgttattattgtatatatataaatatatgctttattttttacaaaaagttagATATCAAGAGTACAATAATGTAGTTAAGTGTATTGCATTGTTCATATTAGAAATAACATTGATCTAACACTCccagacaagacaagacaaagaCAAATACTTTATTAGAGTCTCACCTCAAAATtaacatacatttatacattaataaaattacagtaatatttaaaacaacatgagccactctaaaaagagttatgagagactataAAATTTCTACAAAACACATTATTATCTACAATGTCAAGCCTGAGATTTTGACTGAAGCTATAGGGCATACAATTGGTCAAAAATAGATATATGAACCAGCAACAACATGGAAAATGGTGCTATAATCAGTTTCTACATGTCTCGAGTAATTCACTAATTTTTacatattcatttaaataattgtcTCAACCATTTTGTCTCCAGGAAAATGGTAGACCTGGCAACTGACAGACATTGGTGACGTGtcttatttaattatataacatAACTAGTAAACAGAATTTATATAATTGAGATAGGTTCAAACATCCAAATGATTGAAGTTGACAGAAGTTCCTGTTGTATCAAAGTCTACAACAAAGGGATGGtatcatctttataaaacttagGCAAGATATAACTAATTAATGTACAATTTGAATAACATGTCAGGTTgcttgtaaaaaacaaaattgcaattgGTGATTTATAATACACAGAAAATAGAAAAGTACTGACGTTGCACAATCTCGGTACCTTCCTTAGTATTCAATAGTAAAATCAACTTAATTCAGGAAACAATAaaccctgagaaaaaaatcaaaaattttaacatcTTCAATGTCTGTGTAATTACATGGAAGGTTTGCATAATGTAGAAGAAAATCTGTTGATGTTAAGTACAACACAAACCATTCTTTATGTCTAATAAAACAGAGAGGAGCTGGTACTAGACTAGCTTTTAACACAAAGAGAACATCAATTTCCACCAATACTTACAAGTTTAGAATCAATTTTAGCATCTAGACGGGCATTTCGTATCAAATTAACAATCCATCTTTCTGCTTCTTCTTCTGTCATATTCAACTTCTCAGCCAACattctattttcaaaaagaaattcaTTTCTTATAACTATTGATTTTTTAGGGAGCATTTTATCatgtatgttattttctttttcaaaaaacaTCTGAATTTGTTTTGTGTATATTACATAAGTTTTTTTATACCAGGCCCATATTTTACAactataatgtaattttatccttcataaaactttttttatcgtTCGTACCTGTATCTAACGTTCATTTCAAGTACtttgttgaagaaataacatgGAAAGAGCTTCTTCACTCAGTCGTGCTTTGTAAACGTACACAGATTTTACGTATTCGTTTAtggtccatgttttaccattgtcaagtcaacatccggttatagaaaaatgtaattttaaaaacaaaagtaaagttTTTGACAATGTCCTTTTGCACAAATAAAGAGTCTAAGGCAGATATGAGCACACTAATGTGCACACTTTGAATGATGCACTGccaattttacagtttacatccgaacatcaaattcatatcaaagtaaagtttaaaatcttttttttttaatctaatgtcAAACATTGGGATGGCCATCTGATTACCCAAATTGCCTGTTGTGACTCAGTCTTAAGGGATAAAAATCAggatcagatataaaatgtccAGCTGGCTCAAATAACTTCTGAAAGCCCTtgatacatgttataaattttactatttattgcATATTTATACACAAGACAATTTAAACTACTAACCTTATACTGATACATTCATGGATTCTACAGAAAGTCTCAAATATCAACAGTCTGGCATTTTCTATGAAATCTTCTAAACAGGCTACCAAGAAAAAGTCATTCACTAAAACCTGAAAGAAAGATAAAGTTCACTTATTTATAAGTCATttagtcattttttataattgataaatataccAGTTTTCTTTGTATCTGACAGTAaaccatgaattcaaatgttcaatgaagTACAAAATTTCCAAAGGCTTGAATGCCATCTTTGGCAAAACTACAAATTCAATTATCAATGAAAGAAATTGGTATCCACTACAATAAATTAATCCAAAATATGTAGATGTTTTGGTGAAAtgctttttcatatttttgtaccTGTTGAAAAAATTCAACTGTAAGGATATTCAAGGTCTCATGACAAACAAGACCGGAAGAAAGAGATTTCTGCACAAATGCgggaaaatataaaagttttgaaagctTATAACTTCTCATAAACAGCATCTCTATCTGACACTGAGAGAAATTGAACAAAACTGTTTGTAATTAATAATACAATTTCATTTTAGGGGAGAGAGACTATAGATATACAAAATGAAAAGCCTGTATAGTTAAATGAGAGGACAGTTTCATCTAATGTGTAATAAATAggtattgaaaatattgatttaattgaagtaaaaaacTAAGAAGATATGGATCAAACTTTATACACTTACTTCTTCACATTCTCTGAGTTTCTGCTGGGCTCCATCAAAATCAAAGTTGACGTACAGACATTCTACAAACTCTGTGATTGGATCTTTATATGTATAGGATTCCTAGAAGAGATAATCATGGTCATATGCAAACTTTTTTGAGAGAGAATTCTATTCTATCTTAATTGTTTAGCACTAAATACTCAAATGTActgtttttttacaatcttcttatttgttatacattttttgtattgatCAATGGTGGTGGtgcaaattatatttgtattgggtAGTTCATTTTGTGAAGGTCTAACTTTGTTTAAACACACTTCTCATGTTGAAGTTCTAACTTCTTTGCTGAGGGACTATTAGTCTTTAAACACTTTTCATGTTAATGTTCTATTTAACATGTAGAAGATTTCAAACAAATCACTTTGAAGATATTCATCTTATAACAAGTTCTAAAAggaattttcttcatttttttaaatactattaAGAATAAttcttaaaggggcactagctacgaggtatataaaaaatcgaaagtttgatttttttctgttcaatcaatagtgaaataacaattcgctttttgcagccaaaaaggttcaattttgtcaaattatgctaagaaacattgataattagtcattcacttgcaagtgaatgagtcgacctctttaaatctgtattcatgtgaacttcaattcaacccctagctagagattgacaacgcagtcattgtacgtgtactggttatttaaagaaaaagaatgtcaactatgaaagtgaaaatacggtaaatcatttgattacaaatttgatgcacataaaatcattcttatacggttaaaaacaatgagaaacatctatttttaatctataaataaaatcaagcagacctataaaaattcaattgcacctgttggtttaatctattcatatatttatttatgtttacatcgcttatatggtcttctgaggtcaaatcgatagttaattagatgatGTCttgactaaaatacacacgaaacaaacctatatattatctaccccatgctctgtaaactgtttattttagacttttgatagtttggataaatgttttacattgttataaatcaaatatgagaatttgagtcaaatcggttaccatgaatttgacagctagtgcccctttaaaaaaaaacccaaaaaacattttttttttcctttaaataatgttaaactTGTATGTGTACATAACCATGTTATTTTTATCTGTACACTAGTTACCTGTTGAATCACTTTGACTAAATCTTTGAGTACAACCCTCCGTCTACTTTTGTTGGTGATAACTGCTGTTGTTAAATACCTCAGTATATGTGGACAGGTGGTCTGTATAGCATTAAGATACCtatgtattaataaaaataagtattaaCCAGATGGAGCAATGAAATCATGGGCAGTATCAAATCTTATATAATACACAGAAAACATCAGATTGGACAACAAGAACATCACTGAGGGTGAACTCTTgtgcatttatatataattgtgtatATCTATAGAGTTTAAGAGGAGTGTAAAAGGAAATGTGGGTATacatatatgtcaatgagaaaaatatcCAATGACACAAATTATCAATAAGACTcagaataaattttaaacaaaaataaatatttgtacttACAATGGCTGATACAGGAACATATCTATGATAAGATCTCGTCCTTTTGGATgattgaagaaaacaaataaactcCAATGTATCAACCATGTTCTctgttgtaaattttgtaaagctgATCCAAAagtctgaaataaataaagaagaGGGATAGAAGTGCTTATTATTAAAAGAATGTTTGTATCATTATAATGACATTCCTTTCAATTGGATTATGCTACACAGGCATCAGTCTCACAATTGATGGTATGATTATGTAGTTAGCAAGCAGAAACGTCATAATATGTACCTTAAAATGTATGATTAGCTGTGTTTTCTTTCAGTTGTATTAAAATGGAAATAAAGAGCTGTATTGAAAGATTTACCAGCATCATTTTTTATTGTGTCATCTGATGCCAGCAAATctgcaatgattttttttagaagaaaCTAAAATGTTGAATGATTAGTAGTTTTACATATCTGTGGAATGTTTCACTGTATCCAGCAagtaattgaatttgtattaagataaacataaactttataaaaaacatactttaaaaagtgtctaacacaagatacatgtatacctAGTTAACTTACATTTCCATCAATGATTTCTTTCAGTTTAGTTAAATCATCTAATGCTGTTTCCCAGTTCTGCATAAGTATCTCAGAGGCAAGCTTACCCCA is a genomic window of Mytilus trossulus isolate FHL-02 chromosome 1, PNRI_Mtr1.1.1.hap1, whole genome shotgun sequence containing:
- the LOC134685613 gene encoding eukaryotic translation initiation factor 3 subunit E-A-like; this translates as MAEWDLTSRMGQYLDRHLVFPLLEFLSVKELYDEKQMLKGKLDLLSNTNMVDFAMDVHKNLYPDKDVPQTLKDKRTDVVSQLKYLQSETEIITKIFEDPEVIRQVQSSRDGRQLFEFLSKEFGFQSKMIDTLYNFAKFQYECGNYSGAAEYLYFVRVLLLSTDKNFLDALWGKLASEILMQNWETALDDLTKLKEIIDGNTFGSALQNLQQRTWLIHWSLFVFFNHPKGRDLIIDMFLYQPLYLNAIQTTCPHILRYLTTAVITNKSRRRVVLKDLVKVIQQESYTYKDPITEFVECLYVNFDFDGAQQKLRECEEVLVNDFFLVACLEDFIENARLLIFETFCRIHECISIRMLAEKLNMTEEEAERWIVNLIRNARLDAKIDSKLGHVVMGTQAISPYQQVIEKTKTLAFKSQMLAMNIEKKLGLKTDTTTNTWGQE